The following proteins come from a genomic window of Frankia casuarinae:
- a CDS encoding Eco57I restriction-modification methylase domain-containing protein, whose translation MSTVGATTRGRGIPGGRGSGGGSGSGGGRRRPPAPDGSAQHREWLSLIEVSGPFLSLPVLRRVWPTLDPLEKKTRERLRREHTAWLDDPVGGQAAWVRFVLGELLGWGNTLVLPDGTNGAGGADGANGANGALRSFTVDVGEHDAHLVPSFILVDPDTADTVAAGDTVAAGDTVAAGDTVAGGSSEVKPDAVRVLGLVVAPSQSPTARIAGQAWAATPVDRAAIACRHHGIELALVTNGRQWALVWAPRGGVTATAVFDAVSWPEAAERDVVRAFVSLLCRRRFFGVPDDETLVPLLKASLGSQEEITEALGVQVRQAVELLVAAFGRWHVAERDRGGAGLRDVGAHDVYRGAVAVMMRIVFLLYAEERGLLPAGNDLYASTYSAGRLCAELEQQLYDGATEDDLEQSTAAWHRLRALFTAVYAGVDHPRLRMHAYAGSLFDPAAHPWLPLGVDDRTVLHMLRAVQYIQVGSGKSRERRTLSFRSLDVEQIGYVYEGLLSYDAERAPAAEVVVGLAGREGLEAEAKLSELEELASRHRGRPLLAAALAERFAASGIGAPKAVERRLVPLEAGEREEARKALLAVTRGDYPTAERLLPFHGLLRTDLRGQPVVVLEDGLYVTESPLRKNTGTHYTPRFLAEEVADNTLEPLVYAPGPLQTADRGAWRLRSSADILSLKVADIAMGSAAFLVAAARYLGDRLVEAWIREGDPRAAGHAGYAGYAGDADADDVTVEARRLVIEHCLYGADINPMAVEMAKLSLWLVSMDPRRPFTFLDDRLVSGDSLLGITSVEQLEYMHLDPAKGRKIHSDIFGWTAGVRELVRDAAGRRRDLVETDGSSLAGLARKRRLLSGVEHDTERLRLFADLTAGAALVGYQKWSGTSNPHARAEIDEEKKASRESFSLTAARLADEVTGKRDETEARKTAQSWLATDYVPGGFRRKPLHWPLVFPEVFEEGGFDAVLGNPPFLGGQKLTGALGVAYREYLVEEIGGGARGSADLVAYFALRAHSLLNGGGQTGLIATNTLAQGDTREVGLDQIVADGNVIRRSIKSRPWPSKSAVLEFSAVWTTGQIGPAAARFADGVQTPVIAPSLEPEARVSGNPHRLEKSAGISFIGSYVLGLGFTMEPAEARALIAKDPRHTDVLFPYLNGQDLNSRPDCSGSRWVVNFHDWPEDRAKRYRDCYDQVRLLVKPERDRNNRKVYRDYWWQYAEKRPAMLDAMGDLERLVVITLVSRTVMPVMVPTGQVFAHKLGVFVTDDGAMLSLLSSAPHFWWAMSRSSTMKADLNYSPSDVFETLPLPELTGEMRELGEGLDGFRREAMLARQSGLTKTYNLVFDPGCNDADIAELREIHRLIDEATFRAYGWVDMIDRGLDHGFHPAGKYTRYTIGPWAQREVLDRLLELNHARYAEEVAAGLHEKGAKKKGARARAAASPDQGSLLDL comes from the coding sequence ATGAGTACCGTGGGTGCCACCACGCGGGGCCGGGGCATCCCCGGAGGTCGCGGCAGCGGTGGCGGCAGCGGCAGCGGTGGCGGTCGGCGCCGGCCGCCCGCGCCGGACGGCTCCGCGCAGCACCGCGAATGGCTGAGCCTCATCGAGGTCAGCGGGCCGTTCCTCAGCCTGCCCGTGCTCCGGCGGGTCTGGCCGACGCTCGACCCGCTGGAGAAGAAGACCCGGGAACGCCTGCGCCGGGAGCACACCGCCTGGCTGGACGATCCCGTCGGCGGCCAGGCGGCCTGGGTGCGTTTCGTTCTCGGCGAGCTACTCGGCTGGGGGAACACGCTCGTCCTGCCCGATGGCACGAACGGCGCGGGTGGCGCGGACGGCGCGAACGGCGCGAACGGCGCGCTGCGCTCGTTCACCGTCGACGTCGGCGAGCACGACGCGCACCTCGTGCCGTCCTTCATCCTCGTCGATCCGGACACAGCGGACACAGTGGCCGCGGGGGACACAGTGGCCGCGGGGGACACAGTGGCCGCGGGGGACACAGTGGCCGGGGGGTCGTCCGAGGTGAAACCGGACGCGGTCCGCGTGCTCGGTCTGGTCGTCGCGCCGTCACAGTCCCCGACGGCGCGGATCGCCGGGCAGGCCTGGGCTGCGACGCCGGTGGACCGGGCGGCGATCGCCTGCCGGCATCACGGGATCGAGCTCGCGCTGGTGACGAACGGCCGGCAGTGGGCGTTGGTTTGGGCGCCGCGCGGCGGGGTGACGGCGACGGCGGTGTTCGACGCGGTGTCCTGGCCGGAGGCGGCCGAGCGCGACGTCGTGCGGGCGTTCGTGTCGTTGCTGTGCCGGCGGCGCTTCTTCGGCGTACCCGACGACGAGACGCTGGTCCCGTTGCTGAAGGCGAGCCTCGGCAGCCAGGAGGAGATCACCGAGGCGCTCGGCGTCCAGGTTCGCCAGGCCGTGGAGCTGCTCGTCGCCGCCTTCGGCCGCTGGCACGTCGCCGAGCGGGACCGGGGTGGCGCCGGGCTGCGCGACGTCGGCGCGCACGACGTCTACCGGGGCGCGGTCGCGGTGATGATGCGCATCGTCTTCCTGCTCTACGCCGAGGAACGCGGCCTGCTGCCCGCCGGCAACGACCTGTACGCGAGTACCTACTCCGCCGGCCGGCTGTGCGCCGAGCTGGAACAGCAGCTTTACGACGGCGCGACCGAGGACGACCTGGAGCAGTCGACGGCGGCCTGGCACCGGCTGCGCGCCCTGTTCACCGCCGTGTACGCGGGGGTCGATCATCCCCGGCTGCGCATGCACGCCTACGCCGGTTCGCTGTTCGACCCGGCCGCCCATCCGTGGCTGCCACTCGGCGTGGACGACCGCACGGTGCTGCACATGCTGCGTGCCGTCCAGTACATCCAGGTCGGCAGCGGGAAGTCCCGGGAGCGGCGGACGCTGAGCTTCCGCTCGCTGGACGTCGAGCAGATCGGTTACGTCTACGAGGGTCTGCTCTCCTACGATGCCGAACGCGCCCCGGCCGCGGAGGTGGTCGTCGGCCTGGCCGGCCGGGAGGGGCTGGAGGCCGAGGCGAAGCTGTCCGAGCTGGAGGAGCTCGCCTCGCGTCACCGGGGCCGCCCGCTGCTCGCCGCCGCGCTCGCCGAGAGGTTCGCCGCCAGCGGGATCGGCGCGCCGAAGGCGGTCGAGCGCCGGCTCGTTCCGTTGGAGGCCGGCGAGCGGGAGGAGGCCCGCAAGGCCCTGCTCGCCGTGACCCGCGGCGACTACCCGACCGCCGAGCGGCTGCTGCCGTTCCACGGCCTGCTGCGCACGGACCTGCGCGGCCAGCCCGTCGTGGTCCTGGAGGACGGGCTGTACGTCACCGAGTCGCCGCTGCGGAAGAACACCGGCACCCACTACACCCCCAGGTTCCTGGCCGAGGAGGTCGCGGACAACACCCTGGAGCCCCTGGTCTACGCCCCCGGGCCGTTGCAGACCGCCGACCGGGGCGCCTGGCGGCTGCGGTCCAGCGCCGACATCCTGTCGCTGAAGGTCGCCGACATCGCGATGGGCTCGGCCGCGTTCCTCGTCGCCGCCGCCCGCTACCTCGGCGACCGGCTGGTGGAGGCGTGGATCCGTGAGGGTGACCCGCGGGCCGCCGGGCACGCCGGGTACGCCGGGTACGCCGGTGACGCCGACGCGGACGACGTCACCGTCGAGGCCCGCCGGCTGGTCATCGAGCACTGCCTGTACGGGGCGGACATCAACCCGATGGCCGTGGAGATGGCGAAGCTGTCGCTCTGGCTGGTGTCGATGGACCCGCGCCGGCCGTTCACCTTCCTGGACGACCGGCTCGTCTCCGGCGACTCCCTGCTCGGTATCACCTCGGTCGAGCAGCTGGAGTACATGCACCTCGACCCGGCCAAGGGCCGGAAGATCCACTCCGACATCTTCGGCTGGACCGCCGGCGTCCGTGAACTGGTCCGCGACGCCGCCGGGCGGCGCCGGGACCTTGTCGAGACCGACGGCTCGTCTCTGGCGGGACTTGCGAGGAAGCGCAGGCTCCTGTCGGGGGTGGAACACGACACCGAGCGGCTGCGGCTCTTCGCCGACCTGACTGCCGGCGCCGCGCTCGTCGGCTATCAGAAATGGTCGGGGACGAGTAACCCGCATGCCCGCGCCGAGATCGACGAGGAGAAGAAGGCCAGCCGGGAAAGCTTCTCCCTGACCGCGGCCCGCCTCGCTGATGAGGTCACCGGCAAGCGGGATGAGACCGAGGCCCGGAAAACGGCACAGTCCTGGTTGGCCACCGATTACGTTCCCGGCGGTTTCCGGCGGAAACCCCTGCACTGGCCGCTGGTCTTCCCCGAGGTCTTCGAGGAGGGCGGTTTCGACGCCGTCCTCGGCAACCCCCCGTTCCTCGGTGGCCAGAAGCTGACCGGTGCACTGGGCGTGGCGTATCGCGAGTACCTCGTCGAGGAGATCGGCGGGGGAGCACGGGGGAGCGCCGATCTGGTCGCCTACTTCGCGCTGCGTGCGCACTCTCTGCTCAACGGTGGCGGTCAGACGGGGCTGATCGCGACGAACACCCTGGCCCAGGGCGATACCCGTGAGGTCGGCCTTGACCAGATTGTCGCTGACGGGAACGTCATCCGCCGGTCGATCAAGAGCCGGCCCTGGCCGTCGAAGTCCGCGGTCCTGGAATTCAGCGCCGTCTGGACCACAGGGCAGATCGGGCCGGCCGCCGCCCGGTTCGCCGACGGCGTCCAGACCCCCGTGATCGCGCCCTCCCTGGAGCCCGAGGCACGGGTGTCCGGAAATCCTCACCGACTGGAAAAAAGCGCAGGAATCTCCTTTATTGGAAGTTATGTCCTGGGTCTTGGCTTCACGATGGAACCCGCCGAGGCCCGCGCGTTGATCGCGAAGGATCCGCGTCATACCGACGTGCTGTTCCCCTATCTGAACGGTCAGGATCTCAACTCGCGCCCCGACTGCTCGGGCAGTCGTTGGGTCGTCAATTTCCACGACTGGCCTGAGGACCGCGCAAAGCGGTACCGCGACTGTTACGACCAGGTCCGCCTCCTCGTCAAGCCAGAACGTGACCGAAATAATCGAAAAGTATATCGCGACTACTGGTGGCAGTACGCTGAGAAGCGTCCCGCCATGCTCGACGCGATGGGGGATCTCGAACGGCTTGTCGTCATCACTCTTGTGAGCCGCACGGTGATGCCGGTGATGGTGCCGACCGGGCAGGTGTTCGCGCACAAGCTTGGTGTGTTTGTCACTGACGACGGGGCAATGCTGTCACTATTGTCGAGCGCGCCCCATTTTTGGTGGGCGATGAGTCGTAGTTCGACGATGAAGGCGGATCTCAACTACTCGCCGTCGGACGTGTTCGAGACCTTGCCGTTGCCTGAACTGACGGGGGAGATGCGGGAATTGGGGGAGGGGTTGGACGGGTTCCGGCGGGAGGCGATGCTGGCGCGGCAGTCAGGGCTCACCAAGACGTACAATCTGGTTTTCGATCCGGGCTGCAACGATGCCGATATCGCCGAGCTGCGGGAGATCCACCGGCTCATCGACGAGGCGACCTTTCGGGCGTACGGGTGGGTCGATATGATCGACCGGGGCCTGGACCACGGCTTTCATCCGGCCGGGAAGTACACTCGGTACACGATCGGGCCGTGGGCGCAGCGCGAGGTGCTCGACCGCCTCCTCGAACTGAACCACGCCCGGTACGCCGAGGAGGTCGCCGCCGGCCTGCACGAGAAGGGCGCGAAGAAGAAAGGCGCCCGCGCCAGGGCGGCCGCATCGCCGGACCAGGGGTCGCTGCTTGACCTGTAG
- a CDS encoding NADP-dependent oxidoreductase has product MKAIVVTDQAAGTAGMSLVERPEPSAAINDVVVEVHASGFVPTEMAWPSTWTDRLDRDRTPSIPGHELAGVVTVLGYGTTGLSVGQRVFGLSDWHRDGTLAQYVAVEARNLAPLPGDVDFTVGASLPISGLTAWQGLFEHGRLQAGQSVLVHGAAGAVGTMVTQLAREFGAYVIGTGRAADRQKALDFGAQEFVDLENDALEDVGGVDLVFDVIGGDIQKWSAGLVRAGGTLVSVVGPVGARPADGLAVDFVVESDRVQLGEIVQRVRDGRLRTNIGNVATIDNAVAALNPTERRKGKTIINLRP; this is encoded by the coding sequence ATGAAGGCGATCGTCGTGACGGACCAGGCTGCGGGAACGGCCGGGATGAGCCTGGTGGAGCGGCCCGAGCCGTCGGCGGCGATCAACGACGTCGTCGTTGAGGTTCATGCGTCGGGTTTCGTCCCGACTGAGATGGCGTGGCCCTCGACCTGGACCGATCGTCTCGACCGTGACCGAACACCGTCGATCCCCGGGCATGAGCTGGCCGGAGTGGTCACGGTCCTCGGCTATGGCACGACGGGGCTGTCGGTGGGACAGCGGGTGTTCGGCCTCTCGGACTGGCATCGCGACGGCACCCTGGCGCAGTATGTGGCCGTCGAGGCACGCAATCTCGCACCGCTCCCGGGCGACGTCGACTTCACGGTGGGCGCGAGCCTGCCGATTTCGGGGCTGACCGCGTGGCAGGGGCTGTTCGAGCACGGCCGCCTTCAGGCGGGGCAGAGCGTGCTCGTGCATGGCGCGGCCGGCGCAGTCGGGACGATGGTGACGCAGCTCGCGCGCGAGTTCGGTGCGTACGTCATCGGCACCGGACGCGCTGCCGACCGGCAGAAGGCGCTCGACTTCGGCGCGCAGGAGTTCGTCGACCTTGAGAACGACGCGCTGGAGGACGTAGGCGGGGTCGATCTGGTCTTCGATGTCATCGGCGGCGACATCCAGAAGTGGTCCGCGGGTCTGGTTCGAGCCGGGGGAACGCTGGTGTCCGTCGTCGGACCGGTCGGGGCGCGGCCCGCCGACGGCCTGGCAGTCGACTTCGTTGTCGAGTCCGATCGCGTTCAACTGGGTGAGATCGTACAGCGGGTGCGCGACGGACGGCTGCGAACGAACATCGGCAACGTCGCGACCATCGACAATGCCGTCGCCGCCCTCAATCCGACCGAGCGACGTAAGGGAAAGACGATCATCAACCTTCGTCCGTGA
- the drmD gene encoding DISARM system SNF2-like helicase DrmD: MGGTGPGPGAPASDERPDIGALVEVRGQKWVVADIDGPAAGGARWIAADVGAADKADAAGPDAVGDGAAPSTSTLVTLQSVEDGRYGHTVEVIWEVEPGRRVLPSGSLPDVTRGGFDPPGRLAAFLDAVRWSAVTSADARRLQAPFRSGVAVEDYQLEPVARALAAPRVNLLLADDVGLGKTIEAGLVAEELLLRHRARRIMIVCPAGLTLKWRDEMAEKFGRDFTIIDAERCAAVRRSHGSAANPFEVYPLTIVSLPWLRGPKAQRLLDEVLPGDGQPTYPRTFDLLILDEAHHIAPAAPRQVYAVDSQQTKLIRRLAPHFTHRLFLSATPHNGYLASFTALLEILDDQRFARGVEPDRMAVDEVVVRRLKSSIENADGTPRFPRRRSIDMPVVYPDGEREIHGLLKEFAALRRARLDSPRGRKATDLVTLLLKKRLFSSPAAFGHTVGVYRETLVSRHGRPVHASRLADEAEPGMPGPGMPEPWMEDYFDDVATLDDEQLADAEDDALGRIGPMQLDPTDGEIELLDRMRRWADAHEAEPDAKARALLDYLNAVCRPDGRHWFDERVVVFTEYRDTQIWLAGLLRQEGLAGERLGLLHGGLSVDEREQLRLAFQAEPSEHPMRVLLATDAASEGIDLQNHCHRLVNYDIPFNPNKLEQRIGRIDRYGQRRSPEIRHFVGSGWSGSVDSFEADLEFLSRVVKKVAQMKADLGSVNAVLSDRVQRRMLGERIDLGPDDLDVGPGGSVAAGGTVPVAENVREQVRRLRANLDDTVRELGITPAAVRRVVGTALSLARQQALTPYVDEKEHAEGLFTVPTLTGSWQRASAGLTEKLRREDLPPGTPPRQRPITFDSAMAKDRDDVVLAHLGHRLVDMSTRLLRGAVSNADVGLHRVTAVRSDDPRCEEVLIGAFSRFVLVGADGVRLHEEVLYAGGWAPATGRFRRLENLTVLGDLVGTALAAGRPVSGETRERLAERWPAVRPGVLSALEWRTRTRQESLTRLLGQRRAAEENRITTILDQFAATLRGAIEDPENDEDALFSRFEIARSREELAQYRKDRQAWQDRLDRLDQERRRELDVIAQRYRDPRQHQFPVAVVLVVPAAEEAR; this comes from the coding sequence ATGGGCGGGACGGGGCCGGGCCCGGGGGCGCCGGCATCTGACGAGCGTCCCGACATCGGCGCGCTGGTGGAGGTCCGTGGTCAGAAGTGGGTGGTCGCGGACATCGACGGACCGGCCGCCGGCGGGGCGAGGTGGATCGCGGCGGACGTGGGCGCGGCGGATAAGGCGGACGCGGCGGGGCCTGACGCCGTCGGGGACGGAGCGGCGCCGAGCACGAGCACGTTGGTCACCCTCCAGAGTGTGGAGGACGGTCGCTACGGCCACACCGTCGAGGTGATCTGGGAGGTCGAGCCGGGCCGGCGGGTCCTGCCCAGCGGTTCGCTGCCCGACGTCACCCGGGGCGGCTTCGACCCACCGGGCCGGCTGGCCGCCTTCCTCGACGCGGTGCGCTGGTCGGCGGTGACCTCCGCGGACGCCCGGCGGCTGCAGGCCCCGTTCCGCTCGGGGGTGGCCGTCGAGGACTACCAGCTCGAGCCGGTGGCGCGCGCCCTTGCGGCGCCCCGGGTGAACCTCCTGCTCGCCGACGATGTCGGCCTCGGTAAGACCATCGAGGCCGGGCTGGTCGCCGAGGAGCTGCTGCTGCGGCACCGGGCGCGCCGCATCATGATCGTCTGTCCGGCCGGGCTCACCCTGAAATGGCGCGACGAGATGGCCGAGAAGTTTGGCCGCGATTTCACGATTATTGACGCGGAGCGCTGCGCGGCGGTCCGTCGCTCGCACGGCAGCGCGGCGAACCCGTTCGAGGTCTACCCGCTGACGATCGTCAGCCTGCCCTGGCTGCGTGGCCCGAAGGCGCAGCGGCTGCTCGACGAGGTGCTGCCCGGCGATGGTCAGCCGACCTACCCGCGGACCTTCGACCTGCTCATTCTCGACGAGGCCCATCACATCGCCCCGGCCGCGCCCAGGCAGGTCTACGCCGTCGACTCCCAGCAGACCAAGCTGATCCGCCGGCTCGCGCCGCACTTCACCCACCGGCTGTTCCTGTCCGCCACCCCGCACAACGGCTACCTCGCCTCGTTCACCGCGCTGCTGGAGATCCTCGACGACCAGCGGTTCGCCCGTGGCGTCGAGCCGGACCGGATGGCCGTGGACGAGGTCGTGGTCCGCCGGTTGAAAAGCAGCATCGAGAACGCGGACGGCACCCCGCGGTTCCCCCGGCGCCGCTCGATCGACATGCCGGTGGTCTATCCGGACGGCGAACGGGAGATCCACGGCCTGCTCAAGGAGTTTGCCGCACTGCGCCGGGCCCGGCTGGATTCGCCGCGCGGCCGCAAGGCGACCGACCTGGTGACCCTGCTGTTGAAGAAGCGGTTGTTCTCCTCCCCGGCGGCGTTCGGCCACACCGTGGGCGTCTACCGGGAGACCCTCGTGTCCCGGCACGGGCGCCCGGTCCACGCGTCCCGCCTCGCGGATGAGGCCGAGCCGGGGATGCCTGGGCCGGGGATGCCCGAGCCGTGGATGGAGGACTACTTCGACGACGTCGCGACCCTGGACGACGAGCAGCTCGCCGACGCCGAGGACGACGCCCTCGGCCGGATCGGGCCGATGCAGCTCGATCCCACCGACGGCGAGATCGAGCTGCTGGACCGGATGCGGCGCTGGGCGGACGCCCACGAGGCCGAGCCGGACGCCAAGGCCCGCGCGCTGCTCGATTATCTGAACGCGGTGTGCCGGCCGGACGGGCGGCACTGGTTCGATGAGCGGGTCGTCGTGTTCACCGAGTACCGCGACACGCAGATCTGGCTCGCCGGACTGCTGCGCCAGGAGGGGCTCGCCGGGGAGCGGCTCGGCCTGTTGCACGGCGGGCTGTCCGTTGACGAGCGCGAGCAGCTGCGGCTCGCCTTCCAGGCCGAACCGAGCGAACATCCGATGCGGGTCCTGCTCGCCACCGATGCGGCGAGTGAGGGCATCGACCTGCAGAATCACTGCCATCGGCTGGTCAACTACGACATCCCGTTCAACCCGAACAAGCTGGAGCAGCGGATCGGCCGCATCGACCGGTACGGGCAGCGCCGTTCCCCGGAGATCCGGCACTTCGTCGGCTCCGGCTGGTCGGGCAGCGTCGATTCCTTTGAGGCCGACCTGGAGTTCCTGTCGCGGGTGGTGAAGAAGGTCGCGCAGATGAAGGCCGACCTCGGGTCGGTCAACGCGGTGCTCTCCGATCGGGTGCAGCGTCGGATGCTGGGGGAGCGGATCGACCTCGGTCCCGACGACCTCGACGTCGGTCCGGGCGGCTCCGTGGCCGCCGGAGGCACCGTCCCGGTCGCGGAGAACGTGCGCGAGCAGGTGCGCCGGCTGCGGGCGAACCTCGACGACACGGTCCGCGAGCTCGGCATCACCCCGGCGGCGGTGCGCCGCGTCGTCGGCACGGCACTGAGCCTCGCCCGCCAACAGGCACTCACCCCGTACGTCGACGAGAAGGAGCACGCCGAGGGACTGTTCACGGTGCCGACGCTCACCGGCTCGTGGCAGCGCGCCTCCGCGGGACTCACCGAGAAGCTGCGCCGTGAGGACCTTCCCCCGGGCACGCCGCCGCGCCAGCGGCCGATCACCTTCGACTCGGCCATGGCGAAGGACCGCGACGACGTCGTGCTCGCGCACCTCGGCCACCGCCTCGTCGACATGTCGACAAGGCTGCTGCGGGGCGCCGTCTCCAACGCCGACGTCGGGCTGCACCGCGTCACCGCCGTGCGCTCGGACGATCCGCGCTGCGAGGAGGTGCTGATCGGCGCGTTCTCCCGGTTCGTGCTGGTGGGCGCGGACGGCGTCCGGCTGCACGAGGAGGTCCTGTACGCGGGCGGCTGGGCGCCGGCGACCGGGCGGTTCCGCCGCCTGGAGAACCTGACGGTCCTCGGCGATCTCGTCGGTACCGCGCTCGCCGCCGGCCGGCCCGTCTCCGGGGAGACGCGGGAGCGGCTCGCCGAGCGCTGGCCGGCGGTGCGGCCCGGGGTGCTCTCCGCCCTGGAGTGGCGGACGAGGACCCGCCAGGAGTCGCTGACCCGCCTTCTCGGCCAGCGCCGGGCCGCCGAGGAGAATCGGATCACCACTATCCTCGATCAGTTCGCCGCGACGCTGCGCGGTGCGATCGAGGATCCGGAGAACGACGAGGACGCCCTGTTCAGCCGGTTCGAGATCGCCAGGAGCCGCGAGGAGCTGGCCCAGTACCGCAAGGACCGGCAGGCGTGGCAGGACCGGCTCGACCGGCTCGACCAGGAACGGCGACGGGAGCTCGACGTGATCGCGCAGCGATACCGTGACCCGAGGCAGCACCAGTTCCCCGTCGCGGTCGTCCTGGTCGTGCCGGCAGCGGAGGAGGCGCGATGA
- a CDS encoding helix-turn-helix domain-containing protein: MVGDRASHATPLSVARSLRLLGEHVSTWRKLNRLTAAQVAQRAGISRDTLRAIEQGKGTASTENLFRVLRTIGIMDAVVRATDPYETDVGRLRMDEILPKRVRR, encoded by the coding sequence ATGGTCGGCGACAGGGCCTCGCATGCCACGCCGTTGTCGGTGGCGCGGTCGCTGCGTCTGCTCGGCGAGCATGTGTCGACCTGGCGGAAGCTGAACCGGCTGACCGCGGCCCAGGTCGCCCAGCGAGCCGGGATCTCCCGGGACACGCTGCGCGCCATCGAGCAGGGTAAGGGCACCGCGAGCACCGAGAACCTGTTCAGGGTGCTACGCACCATCGGGATCATGGATGCCGTCGTCAGGGCCACCGACCCGTACGAGACCGACGTCGGCCGGCTGCGCATGGACGAGATCCTCCCCAAGCGAGTACGGCGCTGA
- a CDS encoding type II toxin-antitoxin system HipA family toxin gives MAGRDPVEVTVEIDGQETAAGTLWLHNRGGQSATFRYADAYLTNPAGYDLDPALARAAGVFHTPAGSAIFNAFADSAPDRWGENLMRREERERARAAETTPRTLGKADFLLGVRDDTRQGGVRFRQPATATYYSTHRHAVPRLIDLARLMRAADRVRAEGDFDRDLADLIDAGSSLGGARPKAAVRDVSGRLSIAKFPRSDSDEWDVAGWEEVQLRLARRAGLTVAESELLTVTGRHVLLLSRFDRIGARRLGFASALTMLEASDGDLRSYLEIAEVIERYSPRADADLRELYRRILFSILTGNTDDHLRNHAFLRERDGWALSPAYDLNPNPDNPARLSTAVDLDNTDASIDLALSVGNYFRLSPPRARDLVREVETATAGWRQAAAGLGIPKSQADRMAAAYESEQRRIARALRVP, from the coding sequence ATGGCCGGACGGGATCCTGTCGAGGTCACCGTCGAGATCGACGGGCAGGAGACCGCCGCAGGGACGTTGTGGCTTCACAACCGCGGCGGACAGAGCGCCACGTTCCGATATGCCGACGCCTACCTGACCAACCCGGCCGGATACGACCTCGACCCGGCGCTGGCCAGAGCCGCCGGCGTCTTCCACACGCCGGCGGGGTCGGCCATCTTCAACGCGTTCGCCGACAGCGCCCCCGACCGATGGGGTGAGAACCTCATGAGGCGTGAGGAGCGCGAGCGCGCCCGCGCCGCCGAGACCACACCTCGCACTCTCGGTAAGGCCGACTTCCTTCTCGGCGTCCGCGACGACACCCGCCAGGGAGGTGTCAGGTTCCGCCAGCCGGCGACCGCCACCTACTATTCGACGCACCGGCACGCGGTCCCACGGCTGATCGACCTGGCCCGGCTCATGCGAGCAGCCGACCGCGTCCGCGCGGAGGGCGACTTCGACCGCGACCTCGCGGACCTCATCGACGCAGGTAGCTCGCTCGGCGGCGCGCGCCCCAAGGCGGCGGTGCGGGACGTGTCCGGGCGGCTCTCGATCGCCAAGTTCCCGCGTTCGGACAGTGACGAATGGGACGTGGCCGGTTGGGAGGAGGTACAATTGAGGCTCGCTCGCAGAGCGGGGCTCACCGTGGCGGAGTCGGAACTGCTGACCGTTACCGGCCGGCACGTACTGCTCCTGAGCCGCTTCGACCGCATCGGCGCGCGGCGTCTGGGGTTCGCAAGCGCCCTGACAATGCTCGAGGCCTCCGACGGGGACCTTCGCAGCTACCTCGAGATCGCCGAGGTGATCGAACGCTACTCGCCGAGAGCTGACGCCGACCTGCGTGAGCTCTACCGGCGGATCCTGTTCTCCATCCTGACCGGGAACACCGACGACCACCTGCGCAATCACGCGTTCCTGCGCGAGCGAGACGGCTGGGCGCTCTCTCCTGCCTACGACCTCAACCCCAATCCGGACAACCCGGCCCGGCTGAGCACGGCCGTCGATCTCGACAACACCGACGCAAGCATCGACCTCGCGCTGTCGGTGGGCAACTACTTCCGCTTGTCGCCGCCGAGGGCCCGCGACCTCGTCAGGGAGGTGGAGACCGCCACGGCGGGCTGGCGGCAGGCCGCAGCCGGGCTCGGCATCCCGAAAAGCCAGGCCGACCGGATGGCAGCGGCCTACGAGAGCGAACAACGACGGATCGCCCGTGCTCTCAGGGTGCCTTGA
- a CDS encoding transposase: MGATRRGFTEEYKEQAVAFVIDGSRPVAEVARNIGVHEMTLGKWVKKAKDVESGDRHWLRRLGWARDLPVMTVFAPACPTWSATTRRSRT, translated from the coding sequence ATGGGCGCGACACGTCGCGGATTCACCGAGGAGTACAAGGAGCAAGCGGTAGCCTTCGTCATCGACGGCAGCCGTCCGGTCGCCGAGGTCGCCCGGAACATCGGCGTCCATGAGATGACGCTGGGAAAATGGGTGAAGAAAGCCAAGGACGTGGAATCCGGAGACCGCCACTGGCTCAGACGGCTCGGGTGGGCACGCGATCTACCCGTCATGACCGTCTTCGCCCCGGCCTGCCCCACCTGGTCGGCCACCACACGGAGGAGCCGCACTTAA